In Drosophila innubila isolate TH190305 chromosome 2R unlocalized genomic scaffold, UK_Dinn_1.0 1_C_2R, whole genome shotgun sequence, the following are encoded in one genomic region:
- the LOC117785083 gene encoding glycerol-3-phosphate dehydrogenase, mitochondrial translates to MSSRMFKFGVAAASACVGSVVASWSIDRWNSPHVVNNAMQRPPKRKRTLPMRSEQIKSLMSGEEFDVLIIGGGATGAGCALDSVTRGLKTALVELDDFASGTSSRSTKLIHGGVRYLQKAILGLDLEQYRMVKEALQERATMLESAPHLTHPLPIMLPVYTWWQLPYYWVGIKAYDLVAGDRNVKSSYLLSKNDALELFPMLKKDKLCGAIVYYDGQQDDARMCLAVALTAARHGATVCNHVEVKELLRKDDGTGKKVLCGAKVKDHISGKEFTVKAKCIINATGPFTDSIRKMDDPTVKSICAPSSGVHIVLPGYYSPDQMGLLDPSTSDGRVIFFLPWQRQTIAGTTDLPCEITHNPSPTEDEIQFILSEIKNYLNADVEVRRGDVLSAWSGIRPLVSDPNKEDTQSLARNHIVHVSPSNLITIAGGKWTTYRAMAEHTLDAAIKACNLKPERADAVTSFLKIEGGQGWTPTMYIRLVQDFGLECEVAQHLAKSYGDRAFAVSKMASLTGKRWPIIGNRIHPEFPYIDAEIRYGVREYACTAIDMIARRLRLAFLNVQAAQEALPVIADIMAEELQWSKEEKERQIKQATDFLANEMGHAVNRSSKERIPIKLSKEEIQTYVKRFQLIDKDKKGYVSINDIRRGLKSFGDGDVSGEQLHDILREIDTNMNGQVELDEYLQMMSAIKTGDVAYSRFARMAELEEQKHEAANLKTKISVDRSGGGL, encoded by the exons ATGTCGTCGCGTATGTTTAAATTTGGCGTCGCCGCAGCCAGCGCCTGTGTGGGCTCTGTGGTGGCTTCATGGAGCATTGATCGCTGGAATTCACCACATGTG GTCAACAATGCCATGCAACGTCCACCCAAACGCAAGCGCACTCTTCCCATGCGCAGTGAACAAATCAAATCCCTGATGAGCGGCGAGGAATTCGATGTGCTCATCATTGGTGGCGGTGCCACAGGAGCAGGTTGTGCTCTGGACTCCGTAACGAGAG GTCTTAAGACGGCACTCGTGGAGCTGGACGACTTTGCCAGCGGCACCTCATCCCGTTCCACCAAGCTGATCCACGGTGGTGTGCGTTATCTGCAGAAGGCCATTCTGGGC CTAGACCTGGAGCAGTATCGAATGGTTAAGGAGGCGCTGCAGGAGCGTGCCACAATGCTGGAGTCGGCGCCACATTTGACGCATCCGTTGCCCATCATGCTGCCCGTTTACAC GTGGTGGCAGTTGCCCTATTATTGGGTGGGCATCAAGGCCTACGATCTGGTTGCCGGCGATCGTAATGTGAAGAGCTCGTATTTGCTGTCCAAGAATGATGCACTGGAGCTGTTTCCCATGCTGAAGAAGGACAAGCTGTGTGGTGCCATTGTCTACTACGATGGCCAGCAGGATGATGCCCGCATGTGCCTGGCGGTGGCATTGACGGCAGCTAGACATGGTGCCACCGTGTGCAATCATGTGGAGGTCAAGGAGTTGCTCAGGAAGGACGATGGCACTGGCAAGAAGGTGCTCTGTGGCGCCAAGGTTAAGGATCATATATCCGGCAAGGAGTTCACCGTCAAGGCCAAGTGCATTATCAATGCAACCGGCCCCTTCACCGACTCCATTCGCAAAATGGACGATCCGACGGTGAAGAGTATTTGCGCGCCCAGCTCTGGAGTGCACATTGTGCTGCCCGGCTACTACAGTCCCGATCAGATGGGTCTGCTGGATCCCTCGACATCCGATGGACGCGTCATCTTCTTCCTGCCCTGGCAACGGCAAACGATTGCCGGCACCACAGATCTACCCTGCGAAATAACGCACAATCCCTCACCCACCGAGGATGAGATTCAGTTCATTTTGAGCGAAATCAAAAACTATCTTAATGCCGACGTTGAGGTGCGTCGTGGCGATGTCTTGTCCGCCTGGAGCGGCATTCGTCCGCTCGTCTCCGATCCCAACAAGGAGGACACGCAATCTCTGGCGCGTAATCACATCGTCCACGTCAGTCCCTCAAATCTCATTACCATTGCCGGTGGCAAGTGGACAACCTATAGAGCCATGGCCGAGCACACACTCGATGCAGCCATCAAGG CTTGCAACCTGAAGCCCGAACGTGCCGACGCTGTTACATCGTTCCTGAAAATCGAGGGCGGTCAAGGCTGGACACCGACCATGTACATCCGCCTGGTGCAAGATTTTGGCCTGGAGTGCGAGGTGGCACAGCATCTGGCTAAATCGTATGGCGATCGTGCCTTTGCCGTATCCAAGATGGCATCGCTCACGGGCAAACGTTGGCCCATCATTGGCAATCGCATCCATCCCGAGTTCCCCTACATTGATGCGGAGATTCGCTATGGCGTCCGTGAATACGCTTGCACCGCTATAGATATGATTGCTCGTCGTCTGCGTTTGGCCTTCCTCAACGTGCAGGCCGCTCAGGAGGCACTGCCCGTGATTGCGGACATTATGGCCGAGGAGCTGCAATGGTccaaggaggagaaggagcgCCAAATCAAGCAGGCAACTGACTTTTTGGCCAACGAAATGGGACATGCGGTCAATCGCTCATCCAAGGAAAGAATACCAATCAAACTGTCCAAGGAGGAGATTCAGACATATGTGAAACGCTTCCAGTTGATTGACAAGGACAAGAAGGGTTATGTCTCCATCAATGACATTAGGCGGGGACTCAAGAGCTTCGGCGATGGCGATGTCTCCGGCGAGCAATTGCACGATATTCTCAGGGAGATCGACACCAACATGAACGGTCAAGTGGAACTCGATGAGTACTTACAG atgATGTCTGCGATTAAGACCGGTGATGTGGCGTATTCCCGATTCGCCCGCATGGCCGAGCTGGAGGAGCAGAAGCACGAGGCGGCCAATCTGAAGACGAAGATCAGTGTCGATCGCTCCGGCGGCGGCCTGTAA
- the LOC117785079 gene encoding telomere-associated protein RIF1 — protein MDIDAEVGQAYHTVQLSTKEMLKTNRRQHYCNMIDLLTSSCKTSGLVNTSFTNEELVQFWLGDILPLMFDTDRSIQNCAVAALAEALVALDVAVIHGAKCWPQIRSEFVNNYTTKIGEMRDAKNNNWHKIWTLLVQIMDCELLRGCTYINKFLAVVELGFRNPDNGVRSEAFLCWRVLIKIFAAYNELAAGKRLRLLLIPLRTSQSRSSHVSSIKVRVWWYLLTCLDAELPKSFDNAVEYFLSFLFGGGSRSTATGLAHSYQTARELALPCLVALWNMEPSSDSLQRMLRELRLEMLSQPSPLMNVELLQQHWRPMLAAAFAGIQLLCEQENSSEMEQEQLHLLLRNLTLAMLQLRVSPFIVASCAELEKTLSTDGRVVRSFFNTYAGAAASQVQSQPQRVDSLEVLEAYLKLCLKARSEVPPAILQRCITIIYAPEQLEAHTTSEFRLVSKFAELLMQTNDEEDYEAFGVKLHIWRQVSLTLLNYLRENALEYRVAQNATLLDNWILWPVQSCASFAGRRANSAFDGAFCDQWRQLINAGHNANERKKFVTELKSALADLLKNSSKEEPLFAELFDAYVGAILKLGICKDAPLYKDVFALLQSVFDRTTLSQQLLEGCLNTLRNLILELRQNELMVIFDALKPTLVAALQCWNRRKCEGSFLIEWKRAIQEKFRKLAMKSMANQLKDLFKGDDLFVIIPAVWSLNPDKLTDRQKERFAEKSDIPALYNDMSQSQDSSIKPWTPKKVVIAKSKQSELAIAGKEDKETEHETDKQLDKDADIVIIDESPPLEPATPTRRRQTTETISTESNSTEKYNFRKPRTQIDDEATNKTSPAPGEETPTRQTRKRAAQKDNKGEQAEKLRSPKKPAANPQATTAAAVGKVKEVAKPTPVQSEDLFAELSTPLAASGQVLPEQAKKTASVPETHLSVTPELVASTQVASELISDPPLPIVETSPRKNTPRLCNLNSPPDRKQTNNSTSPTLRPKPSAHLTGRGAQLINMIRNKKLDAGSSYAFSASASSSGALSRSQGTPARVIDRSELVSTPTCELNELAMEHTSTPIQQAKELLIFSKRLPSPSASPSASILKRKLRCESVDDFESPAMKRKRVSFHDPPVSVTKEYLRDTDETRSSKPKRCLLPDKEKDKERVGQGQGTGQTSEVRSALKRRGRLDSIIEIEKFAHEQTARSADKSMDKSNTDAAIEDEAFDTLKWNDTTTTTTTTTHNNSSSSHVPEKHLADRDVATALPPQDLAILDADASLDLVAEQCSLESVLERYFAKSNSSNLKSSHILAKFLSNQMNSNDKVKTSVLETLSENHSKEFLDHAVRENLSSVVCDRLNPNSVLEYICAKSKINNSCRSNLLAQVPAMIRLEAERMSLLQQLLQQCSLNDDQLLDLIAQLMHLRQSRGDRSSCSIAGSANDNDNVAETAADSSSNL, from the exons ATGGACATCGATGCAGAAGTAGGTCAGGCGTACCACACGGTGCAGTTGTCGACAAAAGAAATGCTGAAAACCAATCGACGTCAACATTATTGCAAT ATGATAGATCTGCTGACAAGCAGCTGCAAAACCTCTGGCCTAGTAAACACCTCATTCACAAATGAGGAACTGGTCCAATTCTGGTTAGGCGACATTTTGCCCCTGATGTTTGACACGGATCGCAGCATACAGAACTGTGCCGTGGCCGCATTGGCCGAGGCTCTGGTTGCACTTGACGTCGCCGTTATACACGGCGCCAAGTGTTGGCCACAGATACGCAGCGAGTTTGTCAACAATTATACGACAAAAATCGGAGAGATGCGGGATGCAAAGAACAACAATTGGCACAAGATCTGGACCCTGCTGGTGCAGATCATGGACTGTGAACTGCTGCGTGGCTGCACATACATCAACAAATTTCTGGCTGTAGTCGAACTGGGCTTTCGAAATCCCGACAATGGCGTGCGATCCGAGGCATTCCTCTGCTGGCGCGTCCTCATCAAGATCTTTGCTGCCTATAATGAGCTAGCGGCAGGCAAACGCTTGCGTCTGCTCCTTATACCGTTGCGTACCTCACAGTCTCGCTCCTCGCATGTGAGCAGCATAAAGGTGCGTGTCTGGTGGTACCTGCTCACCTGCCTGGATGCGGagctgcccaaatcctttgaCAATGCCGTCGAGTACTTTTTGAGCTTCCTGTTTGGCGGCGGTTCGCGTAGCACAGCCACAGGATTAGCGCACAGCTATCAAACAGCGCGGGAACTGGCGCTGCCTTGCCTGGTTGCACTCTGGAACATGGAACCCAGCTCGGACTCACTGCAGCGCATGCTCCGCGAACTACGCCTAGAGATGCTCAGCCAGCCGTCGCCTTTGATGAATGTCGAGCTACTGCAGCAGCATTGGCGTCCCATGCTGGCTGCCGCTTTTGCCGGCATCCAGTTACTTTGTGAGCAAGAGAACAGCTCGGAAATGGAGCAGGAACAGCTGCATCTGCTGCTGCGCAATCTGACGCTGGCCATGCTCCAGCTGCGCGTGTCGCCCTTCATTGTAGCCTCCTGTGCGGAACTGGAGAAAACGCTGTCTACAGATGGACGTGTTGTGCGCTCCTTCTTCAATACGTACGCCGGAGCAGCTGCATCGCAGGTGCAATCGCAGCCACAACGTGTGGATTCCCTCGAAGTGCTGGAAGCCTACCTGAAGCTATGCCTTAAGGCACGCTCCGAGGTGCCACCAGCCATCCTGCAGCGCTGCATCACAATCATCTACGCTCCCGAGCAGCTGGAGGCGCACACTACAAGCGAATTCCGTCTGGTTAGCAAATTTGCGGAGCTGCTCATGCAGACCAATGATGAGGAGGACTACGAAGCCTTTGGCGTCAAGTTGCACATCTGGCGCCAGGTTTCGCTGACACTGCTCAACTATCTGCGTGAGAATGCCCTCGAATATCGTGTGGCCCAGAATGCAACGCTCTTGGATAACTGGATCCTGTGGCCGGTGCAAAGTTGCGCCAGTTTCGCTGGTCGTCGTGCCAACAGCGCCTTCGATGGCGCCTTCTGTGATCAATGGCGGCAACTCATCAACGCTGGACACAATGCTAATGAGCGCAAGAAGTTTGTCACTGAACTGAAGTCGGCGCTGGCCGATCTACTCAAGAATAGCAGCAAAGAGGAGCCACTTTTTGCCGAGCTATTCGATGCCTATGTGGGAGCTATACTCAAGCTGGGCATCTGCAAGGATGCGCCACTCTATAAGGATGTCTTTGCACTGCTTCAGTCGGTCTTCGATCGGACAACGTTGTCCCAACAGCTGCTGGAAGGTTGCCTGAATACGCTACGCAATCTGATACTGGAGCTGCGCCAGAATGAGCTAATGGTCATCTTTGATGCACTGAAACCAACGTTGGTGGCAGCCCTGCAGTGCTGGAACAGGCGCAAGTGCGAGGGCAGCTTCCTCATTGAATGGAAGCGGGCGATACAGGAGAAGTTCCGCAAGCTGGCCATGAAGAGCATGGCCAATCAGCTTAAGGATCTATTCAAGGGCGACGATCTGTTTGTTATCATACCCGCTGTGTGGAGCCTGAATCCTGACAAGCTTACTGATCGGCAAAAGGAACGCTTTGCCGAGAAGTCGGACATACCGGCGCTGTACAATGACATGAGCCAGTCGCAGGATTCCTCCATCAAGCCCTGGACACCCAAGAAGGTGGTCATTGCCAAGAGCAAGCAATCCGAATTGGCCATCGCCGGCAAGGAGGACAAGGAAACGGAACACGAAACAGATAAGCAACTGGACAAAGATGCCGACATTGTTATCATTGATGAATCACCGCCCCTTGAaccggccacgcccacacgaCGACGTCAAACCACAGAAACAATCAGCACAGAGTCCAACAGTACGGAAAAGTACAATTTCCGAAAACCACGCACGCAAATCGATGACGAGGCAACGAACAAGACATCACCAGCTCCTGGCGAGGAAACACCCACTCGACAGACGCGCAAACGTGCCGCACAAAAGGATAACAAAGGCGAGCAGGCGGAGAAACTCCGTTCACCCAAGAAACCAGCGGCAAATCCGCaggcaacaactgcagcag CTGTCGGCAAGGTCAAGGAAGTGGCAAAACCCACCCCTGTGCAGAGCGAGGATCTCTTTGCTGAATTATCAACCCCGTTAGCAGCAAGTGGACAGGTGCTGCCAGAGCAGGCCAAGAAAACGGCAAGTGTGCCGGAAACACATCTGAGTGTCACACCTGAATTGGTGGCCAGCACTCAGGTGGCGTCTGAGCTCATCAGCGATCCTCCCTTGCCCATAGTAGAGACTTCGCCAAGAAAGAACACTCCGCGATTATGCAATTTG AACTCTCCGCCGGATCGCAAGCAGACAAACAACTCGACGAGTCCAACGCTGCGTCCAAAGCCATCAGCACATCTGACGGGACGTGGAGCGCAGTTGATTAATATGATACGCAACAAGAAACTGGATGCTGGTTCAAGTTATGCATTCTCGGCATCCGCGTCCTCATCGGGTGCTTTGAGTCGCAGCCAAGGAACGCCGGCACGAGTCATTGATCGTTCCGAGCTGGTGTCGACGCCCACGTGTGAGCTAAACGAGCTGGCCATGGAGCACACCTCGACACCCATTCAACAGGCCAAGGAACTGTTGATATTCTCGAAACGATTGCCCTCACCCTCGGCCAGTCCGTCGGCATCCATACTGAAGCGGAAGCTGCGCTGTGAGAGCGTCGATGATTTCGAGTCGCCGGCGATGAAGAGGAAACGCGTCAGCTTCCATGATCCGCCCGTGTCCGTGACAAAGGAGTATCTACGCGATACGGACGAGACGCGCAGCAGCAAGCCAAAGCGTTGTCTGCTCCCGGACAAGGAAAAGGACAAGGAAAGAGTCGGACAGGGACAAGGAACAGGACAGACTTCAGAAGTTAGGTCAGCGCTAAAGCGACGTGGTCGACTGGACAGCATCATTGAGATTGAGAAGTTTGCACACGAACAGACGGCCAGGAGTGCTGATAAGTCAATGGACAAGAGCAACACTGATGCTGCCATCGAGGATGAGGCCTTTGACACGCTCAAATGGAATGACACCACCAccacgacgacaacaacaacacacaacaacagcagcagcagccacgtACCGGAGAAGCATCTGGCGGATAGAGATGTGGCAACAGCATTGCCACCCCAGGATCTGGCCATATTGGATGCAGATGCCTCATTGGATCTGGTTGCAGAGCAATGCTCGCTGGAATCCGTGCTGGAGCGCTACTTTGCCAAATCGAATAGCTCCAACCTAAAGAGTTCCCACATTCTGGCCAAGTTCTTGTCAAATCAAATGAACAGCAATGATAAGGTGAAGACCAGTGTGCTGGAAACGCTCTCGGAGAATCACTCCAAGGAGTTTCTGGATCATGCGGTGCGCGAGAATCTCTCCTCGGTGGTATGCGATCGCCTTAATCCCAACTCCGTGCTGGAGTACATCTGCGCCAAGTCGAAGATCAACAACAGCTGCCGGAGCAATCTCCTGGCCCAAGTGCCAGCCATGATACGCCTAGAAGCGGAGCGTATGAGTCTCCTCCAGCAGCTGCTACAGCAGTGCAGTCTCAACGATGACCAGCTGCTCGATCTCATTGCCCAGCTGATGCATTTGCGCCAATCTCGTGGAGatcgcagcagctgcagcattGCCGGCAGCgccaatgacaatgacaatgtgGCCGAAACGGCCGCCGACTCATCCTCCAATCTGTGA
- the LOC117785089 gene encoding uncharacterized protein LOC117785089: MSNLEQELQKNVANFINIDANRKVYTQHYNTLRDTIYSTLKSEEAPICKWLCGHKLGGSYGDNLKITKPDEFDLVIYLKFPENDRIIVKKDPRKPGNVTLDMTEVLNILHNQTQHKTTFTNLKKIVSANNLLLEDKLQDMICGAFTRALNKMGSKIIVDGRPSKIVYKRCGPAHTVFINEPNMKYSVDFVPAVRLSAQQNVLGAEQLKYFQNIQYWDAIPKPLKPQQTNNISFRASYYEAEKEMLKDKEKLKIVIKLMKKFRDSKPNMNNIKSYYIKTLLLWQIKSRPATYWRQKKLSEILIDMFDALAKCLAVSRRNGKLPFFWDPNLDMFAAFTQNQRTSMYDCVVSEHYTLMRAAGNLTSDISQNVQSSFSSREERGEPQRRPKNGQAGNRQPDAAPKEQPQPASNCLIA, translated from the exons ATGTCCAACCTAGAAcaagaattacaaaaaaatgttgcgaattttattaatattgatgCGAATCGAAAAGTATACACCCAACATTACAATACTTTGCGCGATACAATTTACTCCACGTTAAAATCTGAGGAGGCGCCTATATGCAAATGGCTCTGTGGACACAAACTAGGCG GAAGCTATGGcgataatttgaaaatcacAAAGCCCGATGAATTTGATTTGGTGATCTACCTAAAATTTCCTGAAAATGATAGGATTATCGTAAAGAAAGATCCTAGAAAACCTGGCAATGTTACCCTGGACATGACGGAGGTGTTAAATATTCTTCACAACCAGACTCAACATAAAACTACCTTCACGAATCTGAAGAAAATAGTTTCAGCCAATAACCTGCTGCTGGAGGATAAGCTACAGGACATGATATGTGGCGCCTTTACTCGCGCTCTAAATAAAATGGGGAGCAAGATTATAGTCGATGGGAGACCTTCGAAGATTGTCTATAAGCGATGCGGCCCGGCCCATACAGTGTTTATTAATGAACCGAATATGAAATACTCTGTTGATTTTGTGCCGGCTGTTAGGCTAAGTGCACAGCAAAATGTTTTGGGAGCAGAGCAACTCAAGTATTtccaaaatattcaatattggGATGCGATTCCGAAACCCTTAAAGCCACAACAAACGAACAACATATCATTTCGTGCATCATACTATGAGGCTGAAAAAGAAATGCTCAAGGATAAGGAAAAGTTAAagattgtaattaaattgatgaAGAAGTTCCGCGACTCTAAGCCAAATAtgaacaatattaaaagttattatatCAAGACTCTATTGCTGTGGCAAATTAAGAGCCGACCCGCAACTTATTGGAGACAAAAGAAACTGTCCGAGATACTGATCGAT ATGTTCGATGCGTTGGCCAAGTGTTTGGCCGTGTCTCGCCGGAATGGTAAACTGCCGTTCTTCTGGGATCCAAATCTGGATATGTTTGCAGCATTCACGCAGAATCAAAGAACCAGTATGTATGACTGTGTCGTATCTGAGCACTATACTCTTATGCGAGCTGCCGGGAATCTAACCAGTGACATTAGCCAAAATGTGCAATCCTCATTCA GCAGTCGAGAGGAACGAGGGGAACCGCAAAGGAGGCCAAAGAATGGACAGGCGGGAAATCGTCAACCAGATGCTGCACCAAAAGAGCAACCGCAGCCAGCTTCAAATTGTTTAATCGCCTGA